From a single Bacillus gobiensis genomic region:
- a CDS encoding esterase/lipase family protein, with translation MKNKRLLLSLIACMTIILSAATIQPSVSKAQTNDHDPVIFIHGAGGIGASFYGIENYLKKQGWSDDELYAIEMSDKSGNNENNAKQLASYVDEVLKKTGKSKVDIVGHSMGGPNALTYILNDGGSKVNDVVTFGSPNKMVTSKAPVGTDPNDKILYTSIYSTNDFVVNNRLSPLDGAKNVQISGASHLGLLMNSEVNELIKDGLNGKGENTN, from the coding sequence ATGAAGAATAAGAGATTACTACTTTCACTAATTGCATGCATGACCATTATTTTGTCTGCTGCTACTATTCAGCCTTCTGTTTCCAAAGCACAAACAAATGACCATGATCCAGTTATCTTCATTCACGGTGCTGGCGGTATTGGCGCAAGCTTTTACGGCATTGAAAATTATCTGAAAAAACAAGGCTGGTCCGATGATGAACTGTATGCTATTGAAATGAGTGATAAATCTGGTAATAATGAAAATAATGCAAAACAGCTGGCTTCTTATGTAGATGAAGTGTTAAAGAAAACAGGAAAGAGCAAGGTTGATATAGTTGGACACAGCATGGGAGGTCCTAATGCCCTGACTTATATTCTCAACGATGGAGGAAGCAAGGTGAACGATGTCGTCACATTTGGCTCTCCAAACAAAATGGTAACATCGAAAGCTCCAGTGGGTACCGATCCTAACGATAAAATTCTTTATACTTCGATTTACAGCACCAACGACTTTGTCGTGAACAATCGTCTTTCACCCCTTGATGGAGCGAAAAACGTTCAAATCAGCGGTGCAAGCCACTTGGGATTGCTCATGAACAGTGAAGTCAACGAACTAATTAAAGATGGATTGAATGGCAAAGGGGAAAATACAAATTAA
- a CDS encoding alpha-L-fucosidase, translating into MTRRIGNSFGYNRNESDDDYTSFETLFLDFIDAVSKNGNLLLNAGPRGEDAQIPDKQLSRLSKFGEWLNQNGDAVYGTRPWTQAEAITETGEAIRFTKKDKKLYLMLLGNHSGSKIKVKQVSIDGEACLLADGSQVKLEREGDDMVLTFARQLDDLFVPVVLIDGV; encoded by the coding sequence ATGACACGTAGAATCGGAAATTCATTCGGCTATAACCGCAATGAGAGCGATGATGACTACACCTCCTTTGAGACATTATTTTTAGATTTTATCGATGCTGTGTCCAAGAACGGGAATTTACTTCTAAATGCAGGCCCTCGCGGTGAAGATGCACAAATACCGGATAAACAACTTAGCAGATTGTCAAAATTCGGGGAATGGCTGAATCAAAATGGGGATGCTGTCTATGGCACTAGGCCATGGACACAGGCAGAAGCAATCACAGAGACCGGAGAGGCTATCCGCTTTACTAAAAAAGACAAAAAGCTTTACCTGATGTTACTGGGTAATCATAGCGGGTCAAAAATAAAAGTAAAGCAAGTATCCATAGATGGTGAGGCTTGCCTGCTAGCTGATGGCAGTCAGGTAAAGTTAGAACGAGAAGGAGATGACATGGTCCTTACCTTTGCGCGGCAGCTTGATGATCTATTTGTGCCGGTTGTTCTTATTGATGGTGTGTGA
- a CDS encoding glycoside hydrolase family 25 protein yields the protein MKNKKQKLFISLIILLLAAVVLTFVLWHRGIFIPNASNVKKYSVKGVDVSAYQGEISWPKIQEQNIRFAFIKATEGSTFVDKQFSDNWKNAKSTNLRIGAYHFFSYDSEGKRQAENYIKNVPIDEQALPPVIDVEFYGDKEKNPPNRMEVEKELKEMVKMLEDHYGKRVILYTTQKAYNLYIQGSYDQCDIWIRDVFTKPSLSDKRAWTFWQYTDRGLLEGYNGSEKEKFIDLNVFYGSENEFLKYGD from the coding sequence TTGAAAAATAAGAAACAAAAATTATTTATTTCCCTCATAATTCTTTTGCTAGCCGCGGTAGTCTTGACATTTGTATTATGGCATCGAGGTATCTTTATTCCTAATGCTTCCAATGTCAAAAAATATTCAGTGAAAGGCGTGGATGTGTCAGCTTATCAGGGTGAAATAAGTTGGCCAAAAATTCAGGAACAGAATATACGATTTGCCTTTATCAAAGCTACTGAAGGGAGCACTTTTGTTGATAAGCAATTTTCTGACAACTGGAAAAATGCAAAAAGTACAAACTTGCGAATAGGAGCCTATCACTTTTTTAGTTATGACAGTGAAGGCAAGAGGCAAGCCGAGAACTATATAAAAAATGTACCCATAGACGAACAAGCATTGCCTCCAGTAATTGATGTTGAATTTTATGGGGACAAAGAAAAAAATCCTCCTAATCGCATGGAAGTAGAAAAAGAGCTCAAAGAAATGGTGAAAATGCTAGAAGACCATTACGGTAAACGAGTTATTCTTTACACTACACAAAAAGCCTATAATTTGTACATACAGGGCAGTTATGACCAATGTGATATATGGATAAGAGATGTTTTTACGAAACCTTCTTTGTCAGATAAAAGGGCTTGGACATTTTGGCAGTACACAGACCGAGGGCTTTTGGAAGGGTATAATGGAAGTGAAAAAGAAAAGTTCATTGACCTGAATGTTTTTTATGGCAGCGAGAATGAATTTTTAAAATATGGAGATTAG
- the bioF gene encoding 8-amino-7-oxononanoate synthase: protein MKFDGWLSHRLDKTKEEGLYRQLPSINTSRSPEVFSVGKRQIVFSSNNYLGLKDDLRLVYAAETVLHEFGVGSSGSRLTTGHTKWHHKLEERIANFKQTEAALLFSSGYLANVGVLSSLPEKGDVLLSDRLNHASIIDGCRLSKADTMIYNHLDMDDLEKKLKESESYQRRFIVTDGVFSMDGTIAPLDKIMSLAKHYHSFVIVDDAHATGCLGENGRGTSEYFGVSPDVVIGTLSKAIGTEGGFVAGSKVLIDYLLNHARTFIFQTSISPSICAASYVALEIIEHKKKHHQLLSKVIQIKKGLVEMGYTVKGGNTPIIPVIIGEARKALIFAERLQEEGIFAPAIRPPTVAYGESRIRLTVTTDHSSKEIDYLLKTFDAIGKELNIIK, encoded by the coding sequence TTGAAGTTTGATGGGTGGTTAAGTCATCGATTAGATAAAACAAAAGAGGAAGGTTTATATCGGCAATTACCATCAATAAATACTTCTCGAAGTCCGGAGGTTTTTAGTGTTGGAAAAAGACAAATTGTCTTCTCATCCAATAATTATTTAGGGCTGAAGGATGATTTACGTTTGGTATATGCAGCTGAAACGGTTTTACATGAATTCGGGGTAGGCAGCAGCGGCTCAAGATTAACGACTGGTCATACAAAATGGCATCATAAACTTGAAGAAAGAATCGCGAACTTTAAGCAAACGGAAGCAGCCCTCCTGTTTTCAAGTGGTTATTTAGCTAATGTCGGTGTGTTGTCATCTTTACCTGAAAAAGGAGACGTACTTCTAAGCGATCGATTAAATCACGCGAGCATTATCGACGGTTGTCGTTTATCAAAGGCTGACACGATGATTTATAACCATCTTGATATGGATGATCTTGAAAAAAAATTGAAAGAATCAGAATCTTATCAGCGACGTTTTATTGTAACAGATGGAGTATTCAGCATGGATGGTACGATCGCGCCGCTTGATAAAATAATGTCACTTGCTAAACACTATCATTCATTCGTAATCGTTGATGATGCACACGCAACGGGTTGTTTAGGTGAGAACGGAAGAGGTACAAGCGAATATTTCGGTGTATCTCCAGATGTGGTTATTGGTACTCTTAGTAAAGCAATTGGTACAGAAGGCGGGTTCGTAGCGGGATCGAAAGTGTTAATTGACTATTTGCTAAACCATGCCAGAACATTTATCTTTCAAACTTCGATTTCGCCGTCAATTTGTGCTGCTTCATACGTAGCCCTGGAGATTATTGAACATAAAAAGAAACACCATCAATTGCTTTCAAAAGTAATCCAGATTAAAAAAGGCTTAGTTGAAATGGGTTATACCGTAAAGGGTGGCAATACGCCGATTATTCCTGTCATCATTGGAGAAGCCAGGAAGGCTTTGATATTTGCGGAAAGACTGCAGGAAGAAGGAATATTCGCACCAGCGATTCGTCCGCCAACTGTAGCATATGGAGAAAGCCGTATTCGATTAACGGTCACAACTGACCACAGTTCAAAAGAAATAGATTACTTGTTAAAGACTTTTGATGCAATAGGAAAAGAGCTGAACATAATTAAATAA
- a CDS encoding Lrp/AsnC family transcriptional regulator — MLDHTDMSILHELSKNSRIKMKELGEKVHLTGQAAATRVAKLEDSGVIEGYTIKVNNSKLGYLIHAWITIYTKSTYHQPYLSFVETQENYVLNNYKISGDGCYLLECKFPSNEILDQFLIDLNKHVNYKLSIVINKL; from the coding sequence ATGTTAGATCATACGGATATGAGTATCTTACATGAGCTATCTAAAAACAGTCGTATCAAGATGAAAGAATTGGGTGAGAAGGTCCATTTAACTGGCCAAGCAGCTGCGACTAGAGTAGCGAAATTAGAAGATAGTGGTGTAATTGAGGGATATACAATTAAAGTTAACAATTCTAAATTAGGGTATTTGATACATGCGTGGATTACGATTTATACCAAAAGTACGTATCATCAGCCTTATCTCTCTTTTGTAGAAACACAAGAAAACTATGTGTTAAATAATTATAAAATTAGTGGGGATGGTTGTTATCTTCTTGAATGTAAATTTCCCTCTAATGAAATATTAGATCAATTCTTGATAGACTTAAACAAGCATGTGAACTATAAATTATCAATTGTAATTAATAAATTGTAG
- a CDS encoding cytochrome P450: MTNDLNQKLEAPFSLSSHEFLTNPYLIYDKLRSKHPIFKEHSFKYPGWYVTGYEEAVAVLKDTRFKNRIPLTQTSKKYEHLKNIQNDMMLFKNQHDHKRLRMMVSKVFTPNVVEGYRPFIEETVNDLLNQVQNKKSMDVVSDFAFPLASLIIAKILGVPAEERYQFREWTVSLIQTIDFTRSRKTLANGNHTTKMLIAYFKQLINKRKHIPQNDLISMLILEEEQGEKLTDEELLATCILLVIAGHETTVNLISNSVLALLNHPEQLMKLKENPSLIKMAVEEFLRYESPTQMTARIASEDTEMNGITIKKSEQVYILLGAANRDPKKFIDPNVLDITRNPNPHLAFGYGIHFCLGSSLARLEAQIAIVTLLQRMDNLQLVTPDLHWRNLMGFRSLQELQITFN, from the coding sequence ATGACAAATGATTTAAATCAAAAGCTAGAAGCACCATTTTCACTTTCTTCTCATGAGTTTTTAACAAATCCTTATCTTATTTACGACAAGCTGCGTTCTAAACATCCTATTTTTAAGGAGCATTCATTTAAATATCCAGGTTGGTATGTAACGGGGTATGAGGAGGCAGTTGCGGTTCTTAAAGATACCAGATTTAAAAATCGTATACCTCTGACTCAAACATCAAAAAAATATGAACATCTTAAAAATATCCAGAATGATATGATGCTTTTTAAGAATCAACACGATCATAAACGTTTACGTATGATGGTTAGTAAAGTATTTACCCCAAATGTTGTCGAAGGATATCGTCCTTTTATTGAAGAAACTGTAAATGATCTGCTTAATCAGGTACAGAATAAGAAAAGCATGGACGTTGTTTCAGATTTTGCGTTTCCTTTAGCAAGTCTTATTATAGCAAAAATTTTAGGAGTTCCAGCAGAAGAGCGCTATCAATTTAGAGAATGGACTGTAAGCTTAATCCAAACGATTGACTTTACCCGGTCAAGAAAGACATTAGCAAATGGAAACCATACAACCAAGATGTTAATCGCTTATTTTAAACAGTTAATAAATAAGCGAAAACATATTCCTCAGAATGACCTCATCAGCATGTTAATACTAGAGGAAGAGCAAGGTGAGAAGCTTACAGATGAAGAATTACTCGCTACATGTATTTTACTTGTGATCGCCGGACATGAGACAACGGTAAATCTCATTAGCAATTCGGTTCTGGCTTTATTGAACCACCCCGAGCAATTAATGAAGTTAAAGGAAAATCCATCCCTTATTAAAATGGCCGTCGAGGAATTTTTACGTTATGAGAGCCCGACACAGATGACAGCGCGCATTGCATCGGAAGATACCGAAATGAATGGAATCACCATAAAAAAAAGCGAGCAAGTCTACATTCTGCTTGGGGCAGCCAATCGTGATCCCAAAAAATTTATTGATCCTAATGTGCTTGATATCACGAGGAATCCGAATCCTCATCTTGCATTTGGATATGGAATTCACTTTTGTTTAGGTTCATCATTAGCACGCCTTGAAGCACAAATTGCTATTGTAACTCTCTTGCAGCGAATGGATAATCTCCAATTGGTTACACCAGACCTACACTGGAGAAACCTAATGGGTTTTAGATCATTACAAGAATTGCAAATAACCTTTAACTGA
- a CDS encoding peptidase G2 autoproteolytic cleavage domain-containing protein, translated as MTNGCNRNPIGFCSEAEGLNTTANGAASHAEGFQTITNAGSAHAEGSMTTAGGSASHAEGFRTQTTADTAHAEGTSTTASGFTSHAEGHFTVASGAHSHAEGNLTTASGIASHSEGENTVASGLVSHAEGQGTIAQGESSHAEGDNTEANGRASHAEGNLTTADGIFAHAEGQRSVASGDLSHAEGNQTQALGQNAHAEGALNIASGFTSHAEGVNTVASGTFSHTEGQSTNANLLEGVHVMGRFGAANELPYSWYLANGTDASTPGLAAKILSNGNVKIDGAVTTPAADYAEMFETADGNPIDFGYFVTLEKNKVRIANDKDDFILGIISAKPAFLAGGWELRWKDKYLTSEWGEILYEDSTIPSIFDDEGNMILPERTERKPVLNPNWDSSKEYIPRSKRPEWVAVGLMGQLLVRDDGTSQENYYCKPNAYGIATASNHGYRVLKRISQNQILVLVSQFYRKQSDNSVEQLEKLARLKEQGFLTEEEFLHEKRKILSL; from the coding sequence ATGACAAATGGATGTAATCGAAATCCAATAGGATTCTGTTCGGAAGCGGAAGGATTAAATACGACAGCAAATGGGGCTGCATCCCACGCCGAGGGATTTCAAACAATTACAAATGCTGGTTCTGCCCATGCCGAGGGAAGCATGACCACAGCAGGAGGCTCAGCGTCACATGCAGAAGGATTCCGTACGCAAACGACAGCCGATACTGCACACGCAGAAGGAACCTCTACCACAGCTAGCGGATTTACCTCCCATGCGGAAGGGCATTTTACAGTTGCTAGTGGAGCACATTCCCATGCCGAGGGAAATCTGACTACCGCGTCTGGCATTGCGTCTCATTCCGAGGGCGAAAATACGGTCGCCAGCGGACTCGTTTCTCATGCAGAAGGACAAGGGACAATAGCTCAAGGAGAATCTTCACATGCTGAAGGCGATAATACGGAAGCCAATGGGAGGGCATCTCATGCAGAAGGAAACTTAACAACTGCTGACGGAATTTTTGCCCATGCAGAGGGCCAGCGTTCAGTCGCTTCCGGCGATCTTTCCCATGCTGAGGGAAACCAGACGCAGGCGCTCGGCCAAAACGCACATGCTGAAGGAGCACTTAACATTGCCAGCGGTTTTACTTCGCACGCGGAGGGTGTAAACACAGTGGCATCCGGAACCTTTTCCCACACAGAAGGACAATCGACGAATGCAAACCTTTTAGAAGGTGTTCATGTCATGGGAAGATTCGGTGCGGCAAACGAGCTACCGTATTCATGGTATCTTGCAAATGGTACGGATGCCTCAACACCGGGGTTGGCTGCAAAAATATTAAGCAACGGCAACGTCAAAATTGATGGGGCTGTTACAACTCCTGCAGCAGATTATGCGGAAATGTTCGAAACGGCAGATGGAAATCCGATCGATTTTGGTTATTTCGTCACGTTAGAAAAGAATAAAGTACGCATCGCAAATGACAAAGATGATTTTATACTGGGTATCATAAGCGCAAAGCCGGCTTTCTTGGCGGGCGGCTGGGAACTTCGATGGAAAGACAAATACCTGACTTCCGAATGGGGAGAAATTTTGTACGAAGATAGCACAATTCCTTCGATATTTGACGACGAGGGTAATATGATCTTGCCCGAGCGAACAGAACGAAAACCAGTACTTAACCCTAATTGGGATTCTTCGAAGGAATATATTCCACGTTCCAAAAGACCTGAATGGGTGGCAGTTGGTTTAATGGGGCAGCTTCTTGTCCGGGATGATGGCACATCCCAAGAAAATTATTACTGCAAACCAAACGCTTACGGTATCGCAACAGCTTCAAATCACGGTTACAGAGTACTGAAACGTATTAGTCAAAATCAAATCTTGGTTCTCGTTTCGCAGTTTTATAGAAAACAAAGTGACAATTCAGTTGAGCAGCTAGAAAAACTAGCAAGATTAAAAGAACAAGGCTTCCTTACTGAAGAGGAATTTTTGCATGAAAAACGGAAGATATTATCCTTATAA
- a CDS encoding MBL fold metallo-hydrolase, producing MNIQQIRNATIVVKYADKKFLIDPMLAEKGTYPPFSNSIRQDQYNPLVSLPTSIDNIINVDAVIVTHLHLDHFDEEAQRILPKDIKMFVQNKEDAKELRNVGFQNVEVLQEDTVFKGIQLVKTKGEHGRGEETLKAMGEVCGVVFKHQNEKTLYVAGDTVWYDTVQDEIDKHKPDIIVVNGGDNQLIEFGSLIMGKDDIYEVYKAAPNAKIISVHMEAVNHWGLSREELKTFIHEKRMSSHILVPDDGESYTF from the coding sequence ATGAACATTCAACAAATTCGAAATGCCACAATCGTTGTTAAATATGCAGACAAAAAGTTTTTAATAGATCCAATGTTAGCTGAGAAAGGTACGTATCCACCTTTCTCAAATTCAATAAGACAAGATCAATATAACCCTTTAGTGAGCTTACCCACATCAATTGACAATATTATTAATGTAGATGCTGTCATTGTCACTCATCTACATTTAGACCACTTTGATGAGGAGGCCCAAAGAATATTGCCAAAAGATATTAAAATGTTTGTACAAAACAAAGAAGATGCTAAAGAACTGAGAAACGTTGGTTTTCAAAATGTAGAAGTGTTACAAGAAGATACGGTCTTTAAAGGTATCCAATTAGTGAAAACCAAAGGTGAACACGGAAGAGGAGAAGAAACTTTAAAAGCTATGGGTGAAGTGTGTGGTGTTGTCTTCAAGCATCAAAATGAGAAAACGTTATATGTAGCAGGAGATACGGTATGGTATGATACTGTTCAGGACGAGATTGATAAACATAAACCTGACATCATTGTGGTCAATGGTGGAGATAATCAATTAATAGAATTCGGTTCTCTGATTATGGGAAAAGATGATATCTATGAAGTGTATAAGGCGGCTCCTAATGCCAAAATTATTTCAGTCCATATGGAAGCTGTGAACCATTGGGGACTATCAAGAGAAGAGCTGAAAACATTTATTCATGAAAAAAGAATGTCTTCTCATATTTTAGTTCCAGATGATGGCGAATCCTACACATTTTAA
- a CDS encoding MerR family transcriptional regulator, with protein sequence MNYSIGQVSDQTGLSIHTLRYYEKEGIIPFVNRNDNGIRMYETKDIELLKFVCCLRATGMAISDLKEFVRLIIQGNETIDQRIIMLEKQKENLKSRVDQLVAYQGMINQKINIYSDMLVKNK encoded by the coding sequence ATGAACTATTCGATTGGTCAAGTATCAGATCAAACAGGTTTATCAATCCACACTTTGCGATATTACGAAAAAGAAGGCATTATTCCATTCGTTAACCGTAATGATAACGGCATTCGCATGTATGAAACGAAAGACATTGAATTGCTTAAATTTGTCTGTTGTCTCCGCGCTACAGGTATGGCAATTTCCGATTTAAAGGAATTTGTACGTTTGATCATACAGGGAAACGAAACAATTGACCAACGTATCATCATGCTTGAAAAACAAAAAGAAAACTTAAAATCACGAGTAGATCAACTAGTAGCTTATCAAGGTATGATTAATCAAAAAATTAATATTTACAGCGATATGCTGGTTAAGAATAAATAA
- the bioW gene encoding 6-carboxyhexanoate--CoA ligase has translation MEEQKYYSVRMRAAKNGSHEEGGKHISGGELISTYSNMKHAVNALLEKGLSHSRGNPDFMQIQFESIDQPIKRIKPLQIKTHEVESAGMGLEVSWWLIEKSGIERNVIEKAYKHMTEYSGINGAILIDSHSGERIDDRDKKGVRVSRMDWLKANFERWADYYKMPKNSRVKEALTLATKVCEHPATVAELCWSDDPEYITGYVASKKLGYQRITKLKEYGEERGCRIFFIDLSKELNSYIHYLEKQPVFIQWEEEKNTKN, from the coding sequence ATGGAAGAGCAAAAGTATTATAGTGTCAGGATGAGAGCTGCCAAGAATGGATCTCATGAAGAGGGTGGAAAACATATATCTGGTGGAGAACTCATTTCAACCTATAGCAATATGAAACATGCTGTAAATGCTTTATTGGAAAAGGGCTTAAGTCATTCAAGAGGAAATCCGGATTTTATGCAGATTCAGTTTGAATCAATTGATCAGCCTATAAAACGAATCAAGCCATTACAAATAAAGACACATGAAGTGGAATCAGCAGGTATGGGACTTGAGGTGTCTTGGTGGCTTATAGAAAAATCTGGTATCGAAAGGAATGTCATTGAAAAAGCATATAAACATATGACTGAATATTCGGGAATTAATGGAGCGATATTGATTGATAGTCATTCAGGTGAACGAATTGATGACAGGGACAAAAAAGGTGTACGCGTTTCCAGAATGGACTGGTTGAAAGCCAATTTTGAAAGATGGGCTGACTACTATAAAATGCCTAAGAATTCCAGAGTGAAGGAGGCACTTACGCTTGCAACAAAGGTTTGTGAGCATCCAGCTACTGTCGCAGAATTATGCTGGTCAGATGATCCGGAATACATAACTGGTTATGTTGCAAGTAAAAAGCTGGGGTATCAACGCATTACGAAGCTGAAAGAATATGGAGAAGAAAGAGGTTGCCGAATCTTCTTTATTGATTTATCAAAAGAATTGAATTCATATATACACTATTTAGAAAAACAGCCGGTTTTTATTCAATGGGAGGAAGAGAAGAACACAAAAAATTAA
- a CDS encoding ABC transporter substrate-binding protein, whose translation MSDFFPNMLDLGKSEEGKQNALPFAVSTPVVYYNKDLFKKAGLDPENPPKTIDEVREAAKKLTTGGQQGIFYDYTMTGAWIFQAMVETMGGQMVSDDGKSVGFDQEPSVKALQHWTDLVNKDKSMPKVEAAQALQSFTSGKLGMYITTTASLGSIRSSSKFNLGVAPFPTDGEHERKVPAGGNNLFIMKSTSEREKGAWELVKYLTSPESTASVAKTVGYMATRKSAVEKEELLGGYLKENPLAAVTYTQTSNMVPWNNYSGKSGTRIYKVIQDNLEAALSNQKTPEEAMKDAANEGNKLLD comes from the coding sequence ATGTCTGATTTTTTCCCGAACATGCTTGATTTAGGCAAGAGTGAAGAAGGAAAACAGAATGCCCTTCCTTTTGCGGTAAGTACGCCAGTCGTTTACTACAATAAAGATTTGTTTAAAAAGGCTGGATTAGATCCTGAAAATCCTCCGAAAACAATTGACGAAGTCCGCGAAGCTGCCAAGAAACTAACAACCGGCGGCCAGCAGGGTATTTTCTATGATTATACAATGACAGGAGCCTGGATCTTCCAAGCAATGGTTGAAACAATGGGCGGTCAAATGGTTTCTGATGACGGCAAATCGGTTGGATTCGATCAAGAGCCGAGCGTAAAAGCCCTTCAGCATTGGACAGATCTTGTGAATAAAGATAAGTCAATGCCGAAAGTAGAAGCGGCACAAGCGCTTCAATCGTTTACTTCTGGAAAATTGGGAATGTATATTACTACGACTGCTTCTTTAGGTTCCATTCGATCATCGAGTAAATTTAATTTAGGAGTTGCTCCTTTCCCGACGGATGGAGAACATGAACGAAAAGTTCCTGCCGGAGGCAACAATCTTTTCATCATGAAATCGACAAGCGAGAGGGAAAAAGGCGCTTGGGAATTAGTGAAATATCTTACTTCTCCTGAAAGCACTGCAAGTGTAGCAAAAACAGTCGGTTATATGGCAACGCGTAAAAGTGCGGTTGAAAAGGAAGAATTGTTGGGTGGATATTTAAAAGAAAACCCGTTGGCTGCCGTAACCTATACACAAACTTCGAATATGGTTCCATGGAATAACTATTCCGGAAAAAGCGGTACACGTATTTATAAAGTTATACAAGATAATCTTGAAGCTGCGCTTTCTAATCAAAAAACACCTGAGGAAGCGATGAAGGATGCTGCAAATGAAGGGAACAAGTTACTAGATTAA